In one Fundulus heteroclitus isolate FHET01 chromosome 3, MU-UCD_Fhet_4.1, whole genome shotgun sequence genomic region, the following are encoded:
- the pitpnc1b gene encoding cytoplasmic phosphatidylinositol transfer protein 1b encodes MLMKEYRICMPLTVEEYRIGQLYMISKHSSEQSGGGEGVEVVRNEPDTHPQHGPGQLTEKRIYLSSKLPSWIKAFVPRFFYVTEKAWNFYPYTITEYSVSFIPKFSIRIETRFENNNGSNNNVFGDSPTPAENVCFLDILSDHIPEKHYKASEDLSCWRSNKTNRGPLKPGWRDNHSPIMCSYKKVQCSFEVYGFQTKTEDFMHKTIKDILLVGHRQAVAWIDEWHGLTLEEVRQYEKAMEENTNTKLKSDQNSSGPQAPAHPTISRSISVTDERSLKKMGVTTVDMSGTSVPSLPHTPVRLNSTPE; translated from the exons ATGTTGATGAAAGAGTATCGCATATGCATGCCTTTGACGGTGGAGGAG TACAGGATTGGCCAGCTCTACATGATCAGTAAGCACAGCTCTGAGCAGAGCGGTGGAGGTGAGGGAGTGGAGGTTGTGAGGAATGAGCCGGATACTCACCCTCAGCATGGCCCCGGACAGCTGACCGAGAAGAGAATCTACCTCAGCAG TAAACTGCCAAGCTGGATAAAAGCTTTTGTCCCACGATTCTTCTATGTGACAGAAAAGGCCTGGAACTTCTACCCCTACACCATCACAG AGTACTCA GTGTCATTCATCCCCAAGTTCAGTATTCGCATTGAGACGAGGTTTGAAAACAACAACGGCAGCAACAACAAC GTGTTTGGGGACTCGCCAACCCCGGCGGAGAACGTTTGCTTCCTGGACATCCTCTCCGACCACATCCCGGAAAAGCACTACAAAGCTTCAGAG GATCTGAGTTGCTGGCGGTCGAATAAAACCAACCGAGGACCTCTAAAGCCAGGCTGGAGGGACAACCACAGCCCCATTATGTGCTCCTATAAGAAAGTGCAGTGCAGCTTTGAGGTCTACGGCTTTCAGACCAAGACGGAGGACTTCATGCATAAA ACTATCAAAGATATCCTTCTGGTCGGCCACAGGCAGGCAGTCGCATGGATTGACGAGTGGCATG GGCTCACCTTGGAAGAGGTCAGGCAGTACGAGAAGGCGATGGAAGAGAATACCAACACCAAACTGAAATCTGACCAGAACAGCTCAG GCCCACAGGCTCCAGCACATCCCACAATCTCGCGCTCCATCTCTGTGACAGACGAGCGCTCCCTGAAGAAGATGGGAGTGACAACAGTGGACATGTCTGGCACGTCAGTCCCCTCTCTGCCGCACACTCCTGTTCGCCTCAACTCAACCCCTGAGTGA